One window of Ailuropoda melanoleuca isolate Jingjing chromosome 3, ASM200744v2, whole genome shotgun sequence genomic DNA carries:
- the CARD6 gene encoding caspase recruitment domain-containing protein 6 codes for MAAGSVPSEIIERERRNLLEILQQDPDSVLDTLTSRRLVSEEEYETLENITDPLKKSRKLLILVQKKGEVSCQNFLKCLLSTFPESATIWGLQHEFLKHKNIELPQPVRVGRNSEDRFSSGEKQPESPEITVSFPEKEHLDIGTSESFGDKKTSHKETAWTSRENEKEYNTPQVILPHSMENTEYEIPETIVYLQDGQRYEEPDDSLYLGKEEYLESLRCSEDVDPAVEEEDYNDPEHSVSDGEEGSADSESTRFSDEERSCEGSETGMSLEEEEHEEEKRIEERKKVFKDVLSCLNMDRSTKILPDVVKQFSLDRGCMWTPETPGDLAWNFLMKVQAVDVTARDTVLRYKVPAEDGKEELLTGVENLEIRDIQTIHPFDVLCASLLCSDSSLQREVMSNMYQCRFALPLLLPDAENNKSILMLGAMKDIVKKWSTQSSGGPMGDAEMFPKMPVISFVRLGNCSFSKSRILNRLLGPAQLKSHKIFLHQDCTVPVLPRQISDGLVEIMWHFPESDGLKANPSFFQKPVALANLRGDLESFWIQFGFLVEVSSAVFFFTDYLGEKEWDLLMFLGEAATERFYFVLSPQAQESEEAQLFQRILKLKPSQLLFWEEEEAGERGKNMEGLQAALQEVMSSSLRCVSMEDMGSLARELGIQVDQDFENVQGIHSSRSENLAGTAKDERQQRHSQPESSSESLAEMPVREPQASWNLQNFHCTPVLMTHLENSCSLPTRIGGNFNRVSLKAPWVVGSHFWSEQRSKWFHPWPFQKTRDHGRGKNFRFQYFQPQRFYSPERFMKFSRTPWGHHMDKTFGRPLRPMSQHVQAWPRRPQTTGALERSGAMVSHVGHFHSLGPQPNQAFAQRTQPTRATGKLMKTTSRIEGLYPRDFQPGAIQKPIRPASQQGAKLKTEDGPSNSAFQMDSYPRSNSKCLPSSQVTSNQPKPSQVKQFQPVPSQPKPTHTKPTQPWPSQAKPFPPKPTQPQPSQSKPSQPRPTQPKPCPPQPSQSKPSQPRPTQTNSCRTSPSQAKTYNPRAVPKRAGKR; via the exons ATGGCTGCGGGGAGTGTTCCTTCAGAGATCATAGAAAGAGAACGAAGAAACTTACTTGAAATCCTCCAACAAGATCCTGATTCTGTGTTAGATACATTAACCTCCCGGAGGCTGGTTTCTGAGGAAGAATATGAGACTTTGGAGAATATTACAGATCCCCTGAAGAAAAGTCGAAAGCTGTTAATTTTGGTGCAGAAAAAGGGAGAAGTGAGCTGTCAGAATTTTCTCAAGTGTTTACTTAGTACTTTTCCAGAGTCAGCTACCATTTGGGGCTTACAGCATG aatttttaaagcacaagAATATAGAACTTCCTCAACCTGTAAGGGTAGGCAGGAATTCAGAAGATCGTTTTTCCTCTGGAGAGAAACAGCCTGAGAGTCCTGAGATCACAGTGTCCTTCCCAGAGAAAGAACACCTGGATATAGGAACCTCTGAATCCTTCGGGGACAAGAAAACGAGTCATAAGGAAACTGCTTGGACCTCcagggaaaatgagaaggaatACAATACACCCCAAGTCATACTGCCACATTCAATGGAGAACACTGAATATGAAATTCCAGAAACTATTGTGTATTTACAGGATGGACAGAGATACGAGGAGCCAGATGATTCTTTGTACTTAGGAAAAGAGGAGTATCTGGAATCTCTTCGATGCTCTGAAGATGTGGACCCTGCCGTGGAAGAAGAGGATTATAATGACCCAGAGCACAGTGTTTCTGATGGTGAAGAGGGCTCTGCAGATTCAGAAAGCACACGCTTCTCTGATGAAGAACGGAGTTGTGAGGGTTCAGAAACTGGCATGTCattggaggaggaggagcacGAGGAGGAGAAAAGGATTGAAG aaagaaaaaaagtgtttaaagatGTCCTGTCTTGTTTGAACATGGATAGGAGCACAAAGATTCTGCCAGATGTTGTTAAGCAATTCTCCTTAGATCGAGGATGTATGTGGACGCCTGAGACTCCAGGAGACTTAGCCTGGAATTTCCTGATGAAAGTTCAAGCTGTGGATGTGACAGCCAGAGATACAGTCCTCAGATACAAGGTTCCGGCTGAGGATGGCAAAGAGGAGTTGCTGACTGGAGTAGAGAATTTGGAAATCAGGGACATACAAACCATTCATCCTTTTGATGTTCTTTGTGCCTCTCTGCTCTGTTCAGACAGCTCGTTGCAGCGTGAAGTCATGTCAAACATGTATCAGTGCCGGTTTGCTCTTCCGCTGCTCCTGCCAGatgcagaaaacaacaaaagcatCTTAATGCTAGGGGCCATGAAGGACATTGTGAAAAAGTGGTCAACACAGTCTTCAGGAGGGCCTATGGGGGACGCAGAAATGTTTCCGAAGATGCCTGTCATCTCTTTTGTGCGCCTAGGAAACTGTAGCTTCTCCAAGTCCAGAATCCTCAATAGACTGCTTGGTCCTGCCCAACTGAAATCACACAAAATCTTTCTCCATCAGGATTGTACTGTCCCAGTGCTTCCGCGGCAAATCTCTGATGGCCTGGTTGAGATAATGTGGCATTTTCCTGAGAGCGATGGTCTAAAGGCAAACCCTAGTTTTTTCCAAAAGCCTGTTGCTCTGGCCAACCTTCGTGGAGACCTAGAAAGTTTTTGGATacagtttggttttttggtggaagtttcctcagctgtgtttTTTTTCACTGACTACCTAGGTGAGAAGGAGTGGGACTTGCTAATGTTTTTAGGAGAAGCTGCCACCGAAAGATTCTACTTTGTCCTCAGTCCCCAGGCCCAGGAGAGTGAAGAGGCTCAGCTTTTCCAGAGGATTCTAAAGTTGAAACCATCACAGCTACTGttttgggaggaggaggaagctggggagagagggaagaatatGGAGGGTCTTCAAGCTGCTCTGCAGGAAGTGATGTCATCTTCACTCAGATGTGTGTCCATGGAGGACATGGGCTCCCTGGCCAGGGAGCTGGGAATCCAGGTAGATCAAGACTTCGAGAACGTTCAGGGAATTCACAGTTCCCGTAGTGAAAACCTGGCTGGAACAGCTAAAGATGAGAGACAACAAAGACACAGTCAGCCAGAAAGCTCATCTGAAAGCCTAGCTGAGATGCCTGTAAGAGAGCCTCAGGCTAGCTGGAATCTTCAGAATTTCCACTGCACCCCAGTACTCATGACTCATCTGGAAAACTCCTGTTCTTTACCAACCAGAATTGGAGGTAACTTTAACCGTGTTTCTTTGAAAGCCCCCTGGGTTGTGGGCTCCCACTTTTGGTCAGAGCAGAGGTCTAAGTGGTTCCATCCCTGGCCCTTTCAGAAAACAAGGGACCATGGTCGAGGTAAAAATTTTAGGTTTCAATACTTCCAACCACAGAGATTTTATTCACCTGAAAGATTTATGAAATTTTCAAGAACTCCTTGGGGACATCACATGGATAAAACATTTGGGAGACCGCTAAGGCCTATGTCTCAGCATGTACAGGCCTGGCCCAGGAGACCACAGACAACAGGAGCTCTTGAAAGATCTGGGGCCATGGTCTCCCATGTAGGTCACTTCCATTCCCTGGGTCCACAGCCTAATCAAGCCTTTGCCCAGAGAACACAGCCAACTAGGGCAACTGGAAAACTTATGAAAACAACATCCCGTATTGAAGGTCTTTACCCCCGGGACTTTCAACCAGGAGCCATACAAAAACCTATAAGACCTGCTTCTCAGCAAGGAGCCAAACTGAAGACAGAGGATGGGCCTTCAAATTCAGCTTTCCAAATGGATTCCTATCCCAGGTCTAATAGCAAATGTCTACCCAGCTCACAGGTCACATCCAACCAGCCCAAGCCATCCCAGGTCAAGCAATTCCAACCTGTGCCCTCTCAACCCAAACCCACCCACACAAAACCCACTCAACCCTGGCCTTCCCAAGCTAAACCCTTTCCACCCAAACCCACTCAACCTCAGCCCTCCCAATCTAAGCCTTCTCAGCCCAGACCCACTCAGCCCAAGCCATGcccaccccag ccctcccaaTCTAAGCCTTCTCAGCCCAGACCCACTCAAACCAACTCATGTAGAACCAGTCCTTCACAGGCTAAGACATACAATCCAAGAGCAGTGCCCAAGAGGGCAGGGAAACGTTAA